A genome region from Phalacrocorax carbo chromosome 27, bPhaCar2.1, whole genome shotgun sequence includes the following:
- the ITGA7 gene encoding integrin alpha-7 isoform X13: MDPPPGPPPGPCPPPPPRPLAAELANAHPPHARAATGRSRSPRPCVLRGPQTLWPPTWHLWPPGGARAAGGGLSDGDPWSGRVSGRCRPPLPAPVPPGSRRRHPAAAAALSAFLASGGALWLPGAPAPGQVFAEPPAPHRCPPARRLRPPAGLGDRFGPPGSLRRWPGPGTPGSARRPGTGCTPVPPSGSLLFWACCCRDILGEFQFIFTGSASPSPPGGSLASRGHRPPRGEGLGVPTDAPLPLRAAQGGGLDMGVRVPPTLLHQGGGGREQAGAGGPGVCHLPRPLPCPHVLRAAAEAWERRRRGCSCSAGRAGTALDGHRAGAAPARNRLLVGAPQAPALPSQGANRTGGLFACPLTPELSDCWRVPIDEGADLQRESKENQWLGVSVKSQGAGGKIVTCAHLYEARHRVRQPLETRDVIGRCFVLSQDLRVRDELDGGEWKFCEGRPQGHDRFGSCQQGLAAAFSPDHHYILFGAPGTYNWKGLLFVTNIDSSDPDQLVYKTPEPSEKVPGAAGDVAQNSYLGFSVDSGAGLTRRRELSFVTGAPRANHTGAVVILRRDSANRLVPEAVLPGQQLTSAFGYAVAVLDLNSDGWMDLVVGAPHFFERKEEIGGAAYVYINPAGRWDSATPLRLNGTRGSMFGIALSTAGDLNQDGFEDLAVGAPFDGAGKVYIYHGSNLGIVAKPAQVLDGEGVGVTAFGYSLSGGLDVDGNLYPDLLVGSLSDSVVLYRARPVVHVSRNVSLLPPNIDLEQSNCQHQEGVCVDVRACFSYTASPASYSPRLVLEYVFDADTDRRRLGQAPRVTFLGRRPSDPEHQFSNTVELPRQHARACVKATFQLQDSIRDKLRPIAVTLAYGIQGAGAPRHSRGAARHSRGAALPPLSPVLSPQQPSSHRTEVHFLKQGCGDDKICQSNLQLRFQFCARLGDADFLPLPRGADGTAIFAMSDQKDVALEIHVTNLPSDPAEPQRDGDDAHEAMLTATFPPELPYAALRPYDGRVPSDKPVVCLANQNGSQVECELGNPMKRGAQVRFFLILSTLGITIQTTDLAVELALSTISEQPGLEPVVARARVVIELPLSVTGVAVPPRLFFGGVVRGESAMRRESQVGSAVRFEVTVSNRGQSLKTLGSAFLTLLWPHEISNGKWLLYPLHLELAAAPGQRAACSPSANPLRLALEPPGEADPTEPPTSGSWWVPAPAERRRNVTLDCAQGTARCLAFHCPLHSFERAAVLTARGRLWNSTFLEEYLAVTSVELIVRASVSVTSSIKNLVLKDASTQIPISIYLDPGAAVAGGVPWWVILLAVLAGILVLALLVFILWKCGFFKRSSRKSRYAANYYRARLGLQPSAAEKQAPEGER, translated from the exons ATggacccccccccggggcccccccccgggccgtgcccgccgcctcccccgcgCCCGCTCGCCGCTGAGCTGGCAAACGCCCACCCGCCGCATGCCAGGGCAGCCACCGGCCGCagccgcagcccccggccctgcGTCCTCCGTGGACCCCAGACCCTGTGGCCCCCCACATGGCACTTGTGGCccccggggggggctcgggCTGCTGGCGGGGGTCTCAGCGACGGGGACCCCTGGAGCGGGCGGGTGTCGGGGCGCTgccgcccgccgctgcccgcccccgTCCCCCCGGGCAGCCGCCGAAGGCACCCGGCCGCGGCAGCCGCCCTCTCCGCGTTCCTGGCGTCGGGAGGGGCGCTTTGGCTCCCCGGTGCCCCGGCTCCGGGGCAGGTGTTTGCAGAgccgccggcaccgcaccgGTGTCCCCCTGCCCGTCGCCTCCGGCCCCCGGCAGGGCTCGGGGACCGGTTTGGCCCCCCGGGCTCCTTACGACGGTGgcctggccctggcaccccgggcAGTGCCCGGCGCCCTGGCACAGGGTGCACTCCTGTGCCTCCCTCCGGCTCCCTCCTTTTTTGGGCATGTTGCTGCAGGGATATTTTGGGTGAATTCCAGTTTATTTTTACCGGCTCTGCCTCGCCGTCACCCCCCGGGGGCTCCCTCGCGTCCCGAGGCCACCGTCCCCCCCGGGGAGAGGGGCTAGGGGTGCCCACAGATGCCCCACTGCCACTGAGGGCGGCGCAGGGTGGGGGTCTGGATatgggggtcagggtgcccccAACCCTGCTGCACCaagggggagggggcagggagcaggcaggagcggGGGGTCCGGGTGTGTGTCACCTcccgcgccccctcccctgcccacacGTGCTCCGAGCTGCGGCTGAGGCCTGGGAACGGCGGCGCCGGGGGTGCAGCTGCTCGGCCGGGCGGGCTGGCACCGCGCTGGACGGGCACCGagccggcgcggccccggcgcGAAATCG gctgctggtgggggCTCCCCAGGCGCCGGCGCTGCCCAGCCAAGGCGCCAACCGGACCGGGGGGCTCTTCGCCTGCCCGCTGACCCCCGAGCTCTCCGACTGCTGGCGGGTGCCCATCGACGAGGGAG CGGACCTGCAGCGGGAGAGCAAGGAGAACCAGTGGCTGGGGGTGAGCGTGAAGAGCCAAGGTGCCGGCGGCAAGATTGTG acCTGCGCCCACTTGTACGAGGCGCGACACCGGGTGCGGCAGCCCCTGGAGACGCGGGACGTGATCGGGCGCTGCTTCGTGCTGAGCCAGGACCTGCGGGTGCGGGACGAGCTGGACGGCGGCGAGTGGAAGTTCTGCGAGGGGCGGCCGCAGGGCCACGACCGCTTCGGCTCCTGCCAGCAGGGCCTGGCCGCCGCCTTCAGCCCCGACCACCATTACATCCTCTTCGGGGCCCCCGGCACCTACAACTGGAAAG GGCTGCTCTTTGTGACAAACATTGATAGCTCAGACCCCGACCAGCTGGTCTACAAAACCCCCGAGCCCAGCGAGAAGGTGCCCGGCGCGGCCGGCGACGTGGCCCAGAATAGCTACTTGG GCTTCTCGGTGGACTCTGGCGCAGGGCTGACGCGGAGGCGGGAGCTGAGCTTCGTCACCGGAGCCCCCCGCGCCAACCACACCGGGGCCGTGGTCATCCTGCGCCGCGACAGCGCCAACCGCCTGGTGCCCGAGGCCGTGCTGCCGGGCCAGCAGCTCACCTCCGCCTTCGGCTACGCTGTCGCCGTGCTCGACCTCAACAGCGATGG CTGGATGGACCTGGTGGTGGGGGCCCCCCACTTTTTTGAGCGCAAGGAGGAGATTGGGGGGGCCGCCTATGTCTACATCAACCCGGCGGGGCGCTGGGACTCCGCCACCCCCCTCCGCCTCAACGGCACCCGCGGCTCCATGTTCGGCATCGCCCTCAGCACCGCCGGGGACCTCAACCAGGACGGCTTTGAGG acctTGCTGTGGGAGCCCCCTTCGACGGCGCTGGCAAAGTCTACATCTACCACGGCAGCAACCTGGGCATTGTGGCAAAGCCGGCACAG GTCCTGGATGGGGAGGGCGTGGGGGTGACGGCCTTCGGCTACTCCCTCTCAGGGGGGCTGGATGTGGATGGGAACCTCTACCCCGACCTGCTCGTCGGCTCCCTCTCCGACTCCGTCGTGCTGTACAG GGCCCGGCCGGTCGTCCACGTCTCCAGGAACgtctccctgctcccccccaaCATCGACCTGGAGCAGAGCAACTGCCAGCACCAGGAGGGTGTCTG CGTGGATGTCCGAGCCTGCTTCAGCTACACGGCCAGTCCCGCCAGCTACAGCCCCCGCCTCG TGCTGGAGTATGTGTTCGATGCCGACACGGACCGCCGGCGGCTGGGCCAGGCCCCCCGCGTCACCTTCCTCGGCCGCCGTCCATCGGACCCCGAGCACCAGTTCTCCAACACGGTGGAGCTGCCCCGGCAGCACGCCCGTGCCTGCGTCAAAGCCACCTTCCAGCTCCAG GACAGCATCCGTGACAAGCTGCGCCCCATCGCCGTCACCCTCGCCTACGGCATCCAGGGAGCCGGGGCCCCACGGCACAGCCGGGGGGCTGCGCGGCACAGCCGGGGGGCCGCCCTGCCGCCCCTGTCGCCCGtgctcagcccccagcagcccagcagccaccGCACCGAG GTGCATTTCCTGAAGCAGGGCTGCGGGGACGACAAGATCTGCCAGAGCAACCTCCAGCTTCGTTTCCAGTTCTGCGCCCGCCTGGGGGATGCCGatttcctccccctgccccg GGGGGCAGATGGCACCGCCATCTTCGCCATGAGCGACCAGAAGGACGTGGCCCTGGAGATCCACGTCACCAACCTGCCCTCGGACCCGGCGGAGCCGCAGCGGGACGGGGACGATGCCCACGAGGCCATGCTCACTGCCACCTTCCCCCCGGAGCTGCCCTACGCCGCCCTGCGCCCCTACGACGGCCGGGTGCCCTCG GACAAGCCGGTGGTGTGCCTCGCCAACCAGAACGGCTCGCAGGTGGAGTGCGAGCTGGGGAACCCCATGAAACGCGGAGCCCAG gtGCGgttcttcctcatcctcagcaCCCTGGGCATCACCATCCAGACCACGGACCTGGCGGTGGAGCTGGCCCTGTCCAC GATCAGTGAGCAGCCGGGGCTGGAGCCGGTGGTGGCTCGCGCCCGCGTGGTCATCGAGCTGCCGCTCTCCGTGACGGG CGTGGCCGTGCCGCCCCGGCTCTTCTTCGGCGGGGTGGTGCGGGGGGAGAGCGCCATGCGGAGGGAGAGCCAGGTGGGCAGCGCCGTGCGCTTCGAGGTCACG GTCTCCAACCGGGGCCAGTCGCTGAAGACGCTGGGCTCGGCCTTCCTCACCCTCCTCTGGCCCCACGAGATCAGCAACGGGAAATGGCTGCTCTACCCCCTGCACCTGGAGCTGGCGGCTGCCCCGGGGCAGCGGGCGGCCTGCAGCCCCTCCGCCAACCCGCTGCGCCTGGCCCTG GAGCCGCCGGGGGAGGCTGACCCCACCGAGCCACCCACCTCGGGGTCCTGGTGGGTGCCGGCGCCCGCCGAGAGGAGGAGGAACGTCACGCTG GACTGCGCCCAGGGCACCGCGCGCTGCCTGGCCTTCCACTGCCCGCTGCACAGCTTCGAGCGCGCCGCCGTGCTGACGGCCCGCGGGCGCCTCTGGAACAGCACCTTCCTGGAG GAGTACCTGGCGGTCACCTCGGTGGAGCTGATCGTGCGCGCCAGCGTCTCGGTGACGTCCTCCATCAAGAACCTGGTGCTGAAGGACGCCTCCACACAG atCCCCATCTCCATCTACCTGGACCCCGGCGCGGCGGTGGCCGGCGGCGTGCCCTGGTGGGTCATCCTGCTGGCCGTGCTGGCCGGCATCCTCGTGCTGGCCCTGCTTGTCTTCATCCTCTGGAAG TGCGGCTTCTTCAAGCGGAGCAGCCGAAAGTCCCGCTACGCCGCTAACTATTACCGGGCCCGCCTGGGCCTGCAGCCCTCCGCGGCGGAGAAGCAGGCGCCGGAGGGCGAGCGGTAA